The following coding sequences are from one Nilaparvata lugens isolate BPH chromosome 4, ASM1435652v1, whole genome shotgun sequence window:
- the LOC111046218 gene encoding UPF0692 protein C19orf54 homolog isoform X1, which yields MSSYKLTAIYKQKIRCRIRNNNCPSFCLCQYCWVLHKPEKFVSLKMRNAPKPPPPPLPNLNKSFNIARPLTVSYEVVDRNSNDILKNVDEIKRLWSNRVGVSDESNTSDMPSDFVFVHLDPILQIGPNCGLVALAMATTATPTPVSTIELFRRAKERGFTYQGEMFSAENMATLADTVLRPWFNVELVSQGLDGGHVMNCMRKGALLLVPYDASGNYWPCLKRGHKSHWAVVCGAAQSQSDATVQVFVRQGKSRRLLLWPLTELRASNDQLVEFCPRRGEDGSPYMLPEGGVEAGLRSKVVVLRMTHRTPDLTAFPLP from the exons ATGTCTAGTTACAAGTTGACTGCCAtctacaaacaaaaaattagatGCCGAATACGGAATAACAATTGCCCTAGTTTTTGTTTATGTCAGTATTGTTGGGTGTTACATAAACCTGAAAAGTTTGTaagtttgaaaatgagaaacgCACCGAAGCCTCCGCCTCCACCACTGCCAAATCTGAATAAATCATTCAACATCGCAAGACCATTGACTGTCAGCTATGAAGTAGTGGATAGAAACAGTAACGATATTTTGAAAAACGTTGACGAAATCAAGCGGTTATGGTCTAATAGAGTTGGGGTTTCAGATGAAAGCAATACATCAGATATGCCATCCGATTTTGTGTTCGTCCATCTAGATCCCATTCTACAAATAGGACCAAA ttgtggCCTGGTAGCTCTAGCTATGGCGACTACTGCCACCCCCACCCCTGTTTCCACCATCGAGCTGTTTCGCCGAGCCAAGGAGCGAGGCTTCACCTACCAGGGCGAGATGTTCTCGGCCGAAAACATGGCAACACTGGCTGACACTGTTCTGCGACCTTGGTTCAATGTGGAGCTGGTCTCCCAAGGATTGGACGGTGGTCATGTGATGAACTGCATGCGTAAAGGGGCCTTACTGCTTGTGCC TTACGACGCATCAGGCAACTACTGGCCGTGCCTGAAACGCGGCCACAAATCGCACTGGGCGGTGGTGTGCGGCGCGGCTCAGTCGCAGTCGGATGCGACAGTGCAGGTGTTTGTGCGACAGGGCAAGAGTCGGCGATTGCTGTTGTGGCCGCTTACCGAACTGCGAGCCAGCAATGACCAGCTTGTCGAGTTTTGCCCGAGGCGAGGCGAGGATGGCTCGCCGTACATGTTGCCCGAGGGCGGAGTCGAGGCTGGTCTCAGGTCAAAGGTTGTCGTACTGCGTATGACGCATCGAACGCCGGATCTCACTGCTTTTCCCCTTCCctag
- the LOC111046218 gene encoding UPF0692 protein C19orf54 homolog isoform X2: MMRSCGLVALAMATTATPTPVSTIELFRRAKERGFTYQGEMFSAENMATLADTVLRPWFNVELVSQGLDGGHVMNCMRKGALLLVPYDASGNYWPCLKRGHKSHWAVVCGAAQSQSDATVQVFVRQGKSRRLLLWPLTELRASNDQLVEFCPRRGEDGSPYMLPEGGVEAGLRSKVVVLRMTHRTPDLTAFPLP; this comes from the exons ATGATGAGAAG ttgtggCCTGGTAGCTCTAGCTATGGCGACTACTGCCACCCCCACCCCTGTTTCCACCATCGAGCTGTTTCGCCGAGCCAAGGAGCGAGGCTTCACCTACCAGGGCGAGATGTTCTCGGCCGAAAACATGGCAACACTGGCTGACACTGTTCTGCGACCTTGGTTCAATGTGGAGCTGGTCTCCCAAGGATTGGACGGTGGTCATGTGATGAACTGCATGCGTAAAGGGGCCTTACTGCTTGTGCC TTACGACGCATCAGGCAACTACTGGCCGTGCCTGAAACGCGGCCACAAATCGCACTGGGCGGTGGTGTGCGGCGCGGCTCAGTCGCAGTCGGATGCGACAGTGCAGGTGTTTGTGCGACAGGGCAAGAGTCGGCGATTGCTGTTGTGGCCGCTTACCGAACTGCGAGCCAGCAATGACCAGCTTGTCGAGTTTTGCCCGAGGCGAGGCGAGGATGGCTCGCCGTACATGTTGCCCGAGGGCGGAGTCGAGGCTGGTCTCAGGTCAAAGGTTGTCGTACTGCGTATGACGCATCGAACGCCGGATCTCACTGCTTTTCCCCTTCCctag